One Serinicoccus chungangensis genomic window carries:
- a CDS encoding amidohydrolase family protein has product MWIRDVRPWGGPASDVRVEDGLITHLGPRQARDADPGPGEGTPGQPEEELDGRGRLLLPAFSDVHVHLDSTRLGLPFRPHTGGPGVWTMMLNDRAHWRDAEVGVIDRAAHTLGLMVARGTTRVRSFAQVDVDCGLERLEAVLAARETHRDRAEVQVIAFPQAGLLREEGSARVLEDALRAGADVVGGIDPCSLDRDPVRHLDLVFDLAQRYAVPVDIHLHEPGELGRFSADLVCERTEALGMQGDVLVSHGYGLWDGTESQTRGLVERLAELDIATATVAPGGRQTLPLAQLAEAGVRVGLGQDGQRDYWSPYGNGDMLDRTWQLAFTHGFRADALVEHALAVATRGGASIMDRDLPRLAGTEDRPGLAPGDRADLVLVAGETPTSAVMDRPQDRTVLHRGRVVAEGLALT; this is encoded by the coding sequence ATGTGGATCCGCGACGTGCGCCCCTGGGGCGGGCCGGCCAGCGACGTGCGGGTGGAGGACGGGCTCATCACGCACCTCGGACCCCGCCAGGCTCGCGACGCAGACCCGGGGCCCGGGGAGGGGACGCCGGGGCAGCCGGAGGAGGAGCTGGACGGCCGCGGCCGGCTGCTGCTGCCGGCCTTCAGCGACGTGCACGTGCACCTCGACTCCACCCGGCTCGGCCTGCCGTTCCGGCCGCACACCGGCGGCCCGGGGGTGTGGACGATGATGCTCAACGACCGGGCGCACTGGCGGGACGCGGAGGTCGGCGTCATCGACCGGGCGGCGCACACGCTGGGCCTCATGGTCGCCCGCGGCACCACCCGGGTGCGGTCCTTCGCGCAGGTCGACGTGGACTGCGGGCTCGAGCGGCTGGAGGCGGTCCTCGCCGCGCGGGAGACGCACCGCGACCGCGCCGAGGTGCAGGTCATCGCGTTCCCGCAGGCCGGGCTGCTCCGCGAGGAGGGGTCGGCCCGGGTGCTCGAGGACGCCCTGCGGGCCGGCGCCGACGTCGTCGGCGGCATCGACCCGTGCAGCCTGGACCGCGACCCGGTCCGGCACCTCGACCTCGTCTTCGACCTCGCGCAGCGGTATGCCGTGCCCGTCGACATCCACCTGCACGAGCCGGGCGAGCTGGGGCGATTCTCGGCCGACCTCGTCTGCGAGCGCACCGAGGCGCTGGGGATGCAGGGCGACGTGCTCGTCTCGCACGGCTACGGCCTCTGGGACGGCACCGAGTCGCAGACGCGCGGCCTGGTCGAACGCCTCGCCGAGCTGGACATCGCCACGGCCACGGTGGCCCCCGGAGGCCGGCAGACGCTGCCGTTGGCCCAGCTCGCCGAGGCCGGCGTGCGGGTCGGCCTCGGCCAGGACGGCCAGCGCGACTACTGGTCGCCCTACGGCAACGGCGACATGCTCGACCGCACCTGGCAGCTGGCCTTCACCCACGGGTTCCGGGCCGACGCGCTGGTCGAGCACGCGCTGGCCGTGGCCACCCGCGGCGGCGCGAGCATCATGGACCGCGACCTCCCCCGGCTCGCGGGCACGGAGGACCGACCGGGCCTGGCCCCCGGTGACCGGGCCGACCTCGTGCTGGTGGCCGGGGAGACCCCGACCTCGGCGGTGATGGACCGCCCCCAGGACCGCACGGTCCTGCACCGCGGCCGCGTCGTGGCCGAGGGCCTGGCCCTGACCTGA
- a CDS encoding alpha-glucosidase, with amino-acid sequence MPFPLDQPLPRDWWASAVVYQIYPRSFADSDDDGIGDLRGVLDRLDHLEHLGVDVVWLSPVYRSPQDDNGYDISDYQDLDPTFGTLADLDELLEELHARGIRLVMDLVVNHTSDEHPWFQESRSAPGSARRDWYWWRPPRPGHTGGEPGAEPNDWRSFFSGPAWEWDAASGEYYLHLFSRKQPDLNWENPEVREAVYAMMRWWLERGVDGFRMDVINLISKPLDLPDGDAFALVADGPRMHELLAQMRERVFADHPRAFLTVGEMPGVTAEEARLYTDPARGEVDMVFQFEHVDLGIGPGGKFDRVPITMPLLRASLMGWQTALADTGWNSLYWDNHDQPRAVSRFGDDDPAWRERSAKTLATVLHTLRGTPFIYQGEELGMTNLPFASLAELRDIESLNHVAEQEGAGTPVEELLGGIRAVGRDNARTPVQWTGEPGAGFTGGRPWIGINPNHTEVNAAAQTGVPGSVLEHHRALVALRHDEEVIARGTVRPLAMDHPDLWAFERELDGVAMLTLASFTRAPVVVPPELLEGWSGAEVVLTTSAEAAGVLDDGTLPGWESVVLRRR; translated from the coding sequence ATGCCGTTCCCGCTCGACCAGCCCCTCCCGCGCGACTGGTGGGCCTCCGCCGTCGTCTACCAGATCTACCCCCGCAGCTTCGCCGACAGCGACGACGACGGCATCGGTGACCTGCGCGGCGTCCTGGACCGGCTGGACCACCTCGAGCACCTCGGGGTGGACGTCGTCTGGCTGAGCCCGGTCTACCGGAGCCCGCAGGACGACAACGGCTACGACATCAGCGACTACCAGGACCTCGACCCCACCTTCGGCACGCTCGCCGACCTCGACGAGCTCCTCGAGGAGCTGCACGCGCGCGGCATACGCCTCGTCATGGACCTCGTGGTCAACCACACCAGTGACGAGCACCCGTGGTTCCAGGAGAGCCGGTCGGCGCCCGGGTCGGCGCGCCGGGACTGGTACTGGTGGCGTCCGCCGCGGCCCGGGCACACCGGGGGAGAGCCGGGCGCCGAGCCCAACGACTGGCGCTCCTTCTTCTCCGGCCCGGCGTGGGAGTGGGACGCGGCGAGCGGGGAGTACTACCTGCACCTCTTCAGCCGCAAGCAGCCCGACCTCAACTGGGAGAACCCGGAGGTCAGGGAGGCGGTCTACGCGATGATGCGCTGGTGGCTCGAGCGGGGCGTCGACGGCTTCCGCATGGACGTCATCAACCTCATCTCCAAGCCGCTGGACCTGCCGGACGGCGACGCCTTCGCGCTGGTCGCCGACGGCCCCCGCATGCACGAGCTCCTCGCGCAGATGCGCGAGCGCGTCTTCGCCGACCACCCCCGCGCCTTCCTCACGGTGGGCGAGATGCCGGGCGTCACCGCCGAGGAGGCGCGGCTCTACACCGACCCCGCCCGGGGGGAGGTGGACATGGTCTTCCAGTTCGAGCACGTCGACCTCGGGATCGGCCCGGGCGGCAAGTTCGACCGGGTGCCGATCACCATGCCGCTGCTGCGCGCCAGCCTCATGGGCTGGCAGACCGCGCTCGCGGACACCGGCTGGAACTCGCTCTACTGGGACAACCACGACCAGCCGCGGGCGGTCAGCCGCTTCGGCGACGACGACCCGGCCTGGCGCGAGCGCTCCGCCAAGACCCTGGCGACGGTGCTGCACACGCTGCGCGGCACGCCGTTCATCTACCAGGGGGAGGAGCTCGGTATGACGAACCTCCCCTTCGCCTCGCTGGCCGAGCTGCGCGACATCGAGTCGCTCAACCACGTGGCGGAGCAGGAGGGCGCGGGCACCCCGGTCGAGGAGCTGCTGGGGGGCATCCGGGCGGTGGGGCGGGACAACGCCCGCACGCCCGTGCAGTGGACCGGCGAGCCCGGCGCGGGCTTCACCGGCGGGCGGCCCTGGATCGGGATCAACCCCAACCACACGGAGGTCAACGCGGCCGCGCAGACCGGTGTGCCGGGGTCGGTGCTGGAGCACCACCGGGCGCTCGTCGCGCTGCGCCACGACGAGGAGGTGATCGCCCGGGGGACGGTCCGGCCGCTGGCGATGGACCACCCGGACCTGTGGGCCTTCGAGCGCGAGCTCGACGGCGTCGCGATGCTCACCCTCGCCTCGTTCACCCGGGCGCCGGTGGTCGTCCCGCCGGAGCTGCTCGAGGGGTGGAGCGGGGCCGAGGTCGTGCTCACCACCTCCGCGGAGGCCGCCGGGGTCCTGGACGACGGGACGCTGCCGGGCTGGGAGTCGGTGGTCCTGCGCCGCCGGTGA
- a CDS encoding gluconokinase yields MSPTPDPAGRPLHLVIMGVSGTGKSTIGLALHERLGWEFAEGDDFHPQANVDKMTSGRPLMDEDRWPWLKALAAWTAERNAAGTPTLLTCSALRRSYREVLTEGGAGTWFVHLSGDKGLLLDRMSARDHFMPPSLLESQLDTLEPLEADERGAVFDVANPPERIARMVLAQLDED; encoded by the coding sequence ATGAGCCCCACGCCCGACCCCGCCGGACGGCCCCTCCACCTCGTCATCATGGGCGTCTCGGGCACCGGCAAGTCCACCATCGGTCTGGCCCTGCACGAGCGTCTGGGGTGGGAGTTCGCCGAGGGCGACGACTTCCACCCGCAGGCCAACGTGGACAAGATGACCAGCGGGCGGCCGCTCATGGACGAGGACCGCTGGCCGTGGCTGAAGGCGCTCGCGGCGTGGACGGCCGAGCGTAACGCCGCCGGCACCCCCACGCTGCTCACCTGCTCGGCCCTGCGACGGTCCTACCGCGAGGTCCTCACCGAGGGCGGCGCGGGCACGTGGTTCGTCCATCTCTCCGGTGACAAGGGCCTGCTCCTGGACCGCATGAGCGCCCGCGACCACTTCATGCCGCCCTCCCTGCTCGAGTCCCAGCTGGACACCCTCGAACCGCTCGAGGCCGACGAACGGGGGGCGGTCTTCGACGTCGCCAACCCGCCGGAGCGGATCGCCCGGATGGTCCTGGCCCAGCTCGACGAGGACTGA
- a CDS encoding GntP family permease: protein MEPMDPVYGAGTLLTIAAVAVAVLLFLIIKLRMHAFVALISISFLTGLAAGIPFGELAGVATSFFGSTLGAVALLVGLGAMIGRLLEVTGGAQVLADTLINRFGEQRAAFALGVAALLFGIPIFFDAGLVVFLPIIFSVARRFGGSVLLYAIPAAGAFAAMHAIVPPHPGPVTAATELGGSIGLSMLIGIPVAFVAWYVGVYLFTRVYAGNIMVPINDSMLRGTVSGEPSDLDDGDDDARAERIARGEEEVTPPSFGLVLGLLLLPFLLIALNTGIGTLRSAEVLGESVALDALVFIGQTPVALLITLLVTTYVLGTRGRSLATVETLLNDALGPICAIILITGAGGMFGGVLRYSGIGAALSESLADLGLPLIVSAFLIATLLRVAQGSATVALTTTAGLISAAVTAEGLSDLKIACLVLAIAAGATVLSHVNDSGFWLVSRFFGMDVKTTLRTWTVMETTLGLAIFLLATGLWVVVP, encoded by the coding sequence ATGGAACCGATGGATCCCGTCTACGGAGCGGGGACGCTCCTCACCATCGCGGCCGTCGCCGTCGCGGTCCTGCTCTTCCTCATCATCAAGCTGCGGATGCACGCCTTCGTGGCGCTCATCAGCATCAGCTTCCTCACCGGGCTCGCCGCCGGCATCCCGTTCGGCGAGCTGGCCGGGGTGGCCACGAGCTTCTTCGGCAGCACCCTGGGAGCGGTGGCCCTCCTCGTCGGGCTCGGTGCCATGATCGGCCGGCTGCTCGAGGTCACCGGCGGCGCCCAGGTGCTGGCGGACACCCTCATCAACCGCTTCGGCGAGCAACGCGCCGCCTTCGCCCTCGGCGTCGCCGCCCTGCTCTTCGGCATACCGATCTTCTTCGACGCCGGGCTCGTGGTCTTCCTGCCCATCATCTTCTCGGTGGCCCGGCGCTTCGGCGGCTCGGTGCTGCTCTACGCCATCCCCGCGGCCGGGGCGTTCGCCGCGATGCACGCGATCGTCCCGCCGCACCCGGGCCCGGTGACCGCCGCCACCGAGCTCGGCGGCTCCATCGGCCTGAGCATGCTCATCGGCATCCCCGTCGCCTTCGTCGCCTGGTACGTCGGCGTCTACCTCTTCACCCGCGTCTACGCCGGCAACATCATGGTCCCGATCAACGACTCCATGCTGCGCGGCACCGTCTCGGGCGAGCCCTCGGACCTCGACGACGGCGACGACGACGCGCGCGCCGAGCGGATCGCCCGTGGCGAGGAGGAGGTGACCCCGCCCTCCTTCGGGCTGGTCCTCGGGCTGCTGCTCCTGCCGTTCCTCCTCATCGCGCTCAACACCGGCATCGGGACGCTGCGCTCGGCCGAGGTGCTGGGCGAGAGCGTCGCCCTCGACGCGCTCGTCTTCATCGGGCAGACGCCGGTGGCGCTGCTCATCACGCTGCTCGTGACGACCTACGTGCTGGGCACCCGGGGGCGTTCTCTCGCGACCGTCGAGACGCTCCTCAACGACGCGCTCGGCCCCATCTGCGCGATCATCCTCATCACCGGCGCCGGCGGGATGTTCGGCGGGGTGCTGCGCTACTCCGGCATCGGTGCCGCCCTCTCGGAGAGCCTGGCCGACCTGGGCCTGCCCCTCATCGTGTCGGCCTTCCTCATCGCCACCCTCCTGCGGGTGGCCCAGGGGTCGGCGACGGTCGCGCTGACCACGACGGCCGGGCTCATCTCGGCCGCCGTCACCGCGGAGGGGCTCTCCGACCTCAAGATCGCCTGCCTGGTGCTCGCCATCGCCGCCGGCGCCACGGTGCTCTCGCACGTCAACGACTCCGGCTTCTGGCTGGTCAGCCGCTTCTTCGGGATGGACGTCAAGACGACGCTGCGGACCTGGACGGTGATGGAGACCACCCTGGGCCTCGCGATCTTCCTCCTCGCCACCGGGCTGTGGGTGGTCGTGCCATGA
- a CDS encoding IMPACT family protein, protein MEPTTYRTLAAPVVVRTEERRSVFECWLRRVDDEDAARGVVEESRAALWDAGHHCSAFVLGPDGATVRSNDDGEPAGTAGMPMLETLTHAGVSDVVAVVSRWFGGTRLGTGGLVRAYSGAVRVALDEARLLTRARVREVDVRVGHGVAGRLEHDLRARGVHIADTRYGPQVTLRLQVPVDRADALPDLLAELTGGEAEPVPGTAGESWVDLA, encoded by the coding sequence GTGGAGCCGACGACCTACCGCACCCTCGCCGCTCCCGTCGTCGTCCGCACCGAGGAGCGGCGCTCGGTCTTCGAGTGCTGGCTGCGCCGGGTCGACGACGAGGACGCGGCGCGCGGCGTGGTCGAGGAGTCTCGCGCCGCGCTCTGGGACGCCGGCCACCACTGCTCGGCCTTCGTCCTCGGCCCGGACGGGGCGACGGTGCGCAGCAACGACGACGGCGAACCCGCGGGCACGGCAGGTATGCCGATGCTCGAGACGCTCACGCACGCGGGGGTGAGCGACGTGGTCGCCGTCGTCTCCCGCTGGTTCGGCGGGACCAGGCTCGGCACCGGCGGGCTGGTCCGCGCCTACTCCGGCGCCGTCCGCGTCGCCCTCGACGAGGCCCGGCTGCTGACCCGGGCCCGGGTGCGCGAGGTGGACGTGCGGGTGGGGCACGGGGTCGCCGGGCGCCTGGAGCACGACCTGCGGGCGCGCGGCGTGCACATCGCCGACACCCGCTATGGCCCGCAGGTGACCCTGCGGCTGCAGGTGCCGGTCGACCGGGCCGACGCCCTGCCCGACCTGCTGGCCGAGCTCACCGGTGGGGAGGCCGAGCCGGTGCCCGGCACGGCAGGGGAGTCCTGGGTCGACCTGGCCTGA
- a CDS encoding copper resistance CopC family protein has product MSPMRRSTALLAALALVALPLPAQAHDELTGSDPEDGATVEAGELDELTLTFSGAVAEVGAAVSVTDPDGGSALDGEPEVEGTEVTQDLVDDLADGDYAVAWRVTSEDGHPISGEFGFTVTGGDEEDTEEASPAPTPSEEPQEETSEEAEPTESSTGQEADETTPEQTDDAASEDATSADSATTGASSGLPVWAWVLLAAGGVGVLALMAATWQRGRR; this is encoded by the coding sequence ATGTCACCGATGCGTCGTTCCACCGCCCTGCTCGCGGCCCTGGCCCTGGTCGCCCTGCCGCTGCCGGCCCAGGCCCACGACGAGCTCACCGGCAGCGACCCGGAGGACGGCGCGACGGTCGAGGCCGGGGAGCTGGACGAGCTGACCCTGACCTTCAGCGGCGCGGTCGCCGAGGTCGGGGCCGCGGTCAGCGTCACCGACCCCGACGGCGGCTCGGCCCTCGACGGGGAGCCGGAGGTCGAGGGCACCGAGGTGACCCAGGACCTGGTGGACGACCTCGCGGACGGCGACTACGCCGTCGCCTGGAGGGTGACCAGCGAGGACGGGCACCCCATCTCCGGCGAGTTCGGCTTCACCGTGACCGGCGGCGACGAGGAGGACACCGAGGAGGCCTCCCCGGCCCCGACCCCCTCCGAGGAACCCCAGGAGGAGACGTCCGAGGAGGCGGAGCCCACCGAGTCCTCGACCGGGCAGGAGGCCGACGAGACGACGCCGGAGCAGACGGACGACGCCGCCTCCGAGGACGCCACGAGCGCCGACTCCGCGACGACGGGCGCATCCTCCGGGCTGCCCGTGTGGGCGTGGGTGCTGCTCGCCGCGGGCGGCGTGGGCGTGCTCGCCCTCATGGCCGCCACCTGGCAGCGCGGGCGCCGGTGA
- a CDS encoding DUF3073 family protein, which yields MARKLKYSAPDTDLSALERELHSSRGEFDYSPPSDEQDDDEPEDDDDPYASYAEGDEDDEYGSWAAGGQR from the coding sequence GTGGCACGGAAGCTGAAGTACTCAGCGCCGGACACCGACCTTTCGGCACTCGAGCGGGAGCTGCACTCCTCGCGCGGCGAGTTCGACTACTCCCCGCCGTCGGACGAGCAGGACGACGACGAGCCCGAGGACGATGACGACCCCTACGCCTCCTACGCGGAGGGCGACGAGGACGACGAGTACGGCTCCTGGGCGGCCGGCGGACAGCGGTGA
- the purM gene encoding phosphoribosylformylglycinamidine cyclo-ligase has translation MSDQPITYASAGVDVHAGDRAVELMKESVRRAQRPEVLGGLGGFAGMFDASALRGMRRPVLATSTDGVGTKVAIAQAMDVHDTIGQDLVGMVVDDIVVSGAEPLFMTDYIACGTVVPERIAAIVSGIARGCELAGVALVGGETAEHPGLLDPEEYDVAGAATGVVEHDEVLGPQRVADGDVVLALASSGLHSNGYSLVRRVVAAAGWGWDREVPELGRTLGEECLEPTRIYTRPLLELVRELGPDLHVLSHVTGGGLAANLARVLPSGTLATVERGWQLPPIFTLVQELGQVPLADLEQTLNMGVGFVAVVHPSVADRAVALLDGHGIPTWPVGTVEQAGEAAAGPGVVQGAKGVDGGAVRVVGDYLR, from the coding sequence ATGAGCGACCAGCCGATCACCTATGCCAGCGCGGGCGTCGACGTGCACGCCGGCGACCGCGCCGTCGAGCTCATGAAGGAGTCCGTCCGGCGCGCGCAGCGCCCGGAGGTCCTCGGGGGGTTGGGCGGGTTCGCCGGGATGTTCGACGCCTCCGCGCTGCGGGGTATGCGCCGTCCCGTCCTCGCCACGTCGACCGACGGGGTCGGCACCAAGGTCGCCATCGCGCAGGCGATGGACGTCCACGACACCATCGGCCAGGATCTCGTCGGCATGGTCGTCGACGACATCGTGGTGAGCGGCGCCGAGCCGCTCTTCATGACCGACTACATCGCCTGCGGCACGGTGGTGCCCGAGCGGATCGCGGCCATCGTCTCGGGCATCGCGCGCGGTTGCGAGCTGGCGGGCGTCGCCCTCGTGGGCGGCGAGACCGCCGAGCACCCCGGTCTGCTCGATCCGGAGGAGTACGACGTCGCGGGGGCGGCGACGGGTGTCGTCGAGCACGACGAGGTGCTGGGTCCGCAGCGGGTCGCCGACGGGGACGTCGTGCTGGCCCTGGCCAGCTCGGGCCTGCACAGCAACGGCTACTCCCTGGTCCGCCGCGTCGTCGCCGCAGCCGGGTGGGGCTGGGACCGCGAGGTGCCCGAGCTCGGGCGGACGCTGGGGGAGGAGTGCCTGGAGCCGACCCGCATCTACACCCGGCCGCTGCTCGAGCTGGTCCGCGAGCTCGGGCCGGACCTGCACGTCCTCTCGCACGTCACCGGTGGCGGGCTGGCCGCCAACCTGGCTCGGGTGCTGCCCTCGGGCACGCTGGCGACGGTGGAACGGGGGTGGCAGCTGCCGCCGATCTTCACCCTGGTCCAGGAGCTGGGGCAGGTGCCGCTGGCCGACCTGGAGCAGACCCTCAACATGGGGGTGGGGTTCGTGGCCGTCGTGCATCCCTCGGTGGCCGACCGGGCGGTCGCCCTCCTGGACGGGCACGGCATACCGACCTGGCCGGTGGGGACCGTCGAGCAGGCGGGTGAGGCGGCTGCGGGTCCGGGCGTGGTCCAGGGGGCCAAGGGTGTCGACGGCGGGGCGGTCCGGGTCGTGGGGGACTACCTGCGCTGA
- the purF gene encoding amidophosphoribosyltransferase has product MARADGRLSHDLLPEERLPQDACGVFGVWAPGEEVAKLTYYGLYALQHRGQEAAGIATSDGQRLVVYKDVGLVSQVFDESALASLQGHLAVGHCRYSTTGRNSWQNAQPTLGGTAEGTVALAHNGNLINTSELRDVLREMLGGDLARSTGEVGRGNTTDTAIVTGMLTADPDLSLEEAAMRVLPQLRGAFSLVFCDESTLYAARDPQAVRPLVLGRLERGWVVASETAGLDIVGASVVREVEPGELIAIDHNGLRSRRFAEPEPRRCIFEWVYLARPDTTIAGREVYDSRVEMGRQLAREHPVDADMVMPTPESGTPAAIGYAQESGIPYGQGLVKNAYVGRTFIAPSQTIRQLGIRLKLNPLRDVIKGKRLVVVDDSIVRGNTQRALVRMLREAGAAEVHVRISSPPVRWPCFYGIDFATRAELIATGLEPADICASLGADSLGYISTEGMVAATEQPRSSLCTACFTGDYPIELPREDQLGKDVLELQFPVDTQGADPTDVGTLDVDRARGARDMDNVGVTAGAGGSDAVRRP; this is encoded by the coding sequence GTGGCTCGCGCTGACGGACGGCTCTCGCACGACCTCCTCCCCGAGGAGCGTCTCCCTCAGGACGCCTGTGGCGTCTTCGGGGTGTGGGCGCCCGGCGAGGAGGTCGCCAAGCTCACCTACTACGGTCTCTACGCCCTGCAGCACCGCGGGCAGGAGGCTGCCGGCATCGCCACGAGCGACGGGCAGCGGCTCGTGGTCTACAAGGACGTCGGCCTGGTCAGCCAGGTCTTCGACGAGTCGGCCCTCGCCTCCCTCCAGGGCCACCTGGCCGTCGGCCACTGCCGTTACTCCACGACCGGACGCAACTCCTGGCAGAACGCCCAGCCGACCCTCGGGGGCACCGCCGAGGGGACCGTGGCGCTGGCCCACAACGGCAACCTCATCAACACCTCAGAGCTGCGCGACGTGCTGCGCGAGATGCTGGGCGGGGACCTGGCGCGCTCGACCGGGGAGGTGGGGCGCGGCAACACCACGGACACCGCGATCGTGACCGGGATGCTGACCGCCGACCCCGACCTGTCGCTGGAGGAGGCGGCCATGCGCGTGCTGCCGCAGCTGCGCGGCGCCTTCTCCCTGGTCTTCTGCGACGAGAGCACCCTGTATGCCGCGCGCGACCCCCAGGCGGTGCGCCCCCTGGTGCTCGGCCGGCTGGAGCGCGGGTGGGTCGTCGCCTCCGAGACCGCGGGGCTCGACATCGTGGGCGCCTCGGTCGTGCGCGAGGTCGAGCCCGGCGAGCTCATCGCCATCGACCACAACGGCCTGCGCTCGCGCCGCTTCGCGGAGCCGGAGCCCCGGCGGTGCATCTTCGAGTGGGTCTACCTGGCGCGGCCCGACACGACGATCGCCGGACGCGAGGTCTACGACTCCCGGGTCGAGATGGGGCGCCAGCTCGCGCGCGAGCACCCCGTGGACGCCGACATGGTCATGCCGACCCCGGAGTCGGGGACGCCGGCCGCCATCGGCTACGCGCAGGAGTCCGGCATCCCCTACGGCCAGGGGCTGGTCAAGAACGCCTACGTGGGGCGGACCTTCATCGCGCCCAGCCAGACGATCCGCCAGCTCGGGATCCGGCTCAAGCTCAACCCCCTGCGCGACGTCATCAAGGGCAAGCGGCTCGTGGTGGTGGACGACTCCATCGTGCGCGGCAACACCCAGCGGGCGCTCGTGCGCATGCTGCGCGAGGCGGGCGCGGCCGAGGTGCACGTGCGGATCTCCTCGCCCCCGGTCCGCTGGCCGTGCTTCTACGGCATCGACTTCGCCACCCGGGCCGAGCTCATCGCGACCGGGCTGGAGCCCGCCGACATCTGCGCCTCGCTGGGCGCGGACTCGCTGGGCTACATCTCCACCGAGGGCATGGTGGCGGCCACCGAGCAGCCCCGCTCCTCGCTGTGCACCGCCTGCTTCACCGGTGACTACCCGATCGAGCTCCCCCGTGAGGACCAGCTCGGCAAGGACGTCCTGGAGCTGCAGTTCCCGGTCGACACCCAGGGGGCGGACCCCACCGACGTCGGCACCCTCGACGTGGACCGCGCCCGCGGGGCGCGCGACATGGACAACGTCGGCGTCACGGCCGGCGCCGGCGGCTCCGACGCCGTCCGCCGCCCCTGA
- a CDS encoding cell wall-binding repeat-containing protein, whose product MTTTTRPLRRAGFAAGTALALGTTVLAGAVPALAATLGDHEISGVQFVNDDCSRNEYAIQASLTGTTDDVGGFDRVRFEVWDDGTLKDSRILEVGVGTTRELNAFLSFVGLYGTGAPGVGIVISDVDADGDVVGTLESVDPFFPDDVDGPCTFDVERIGGPTRIETAAMLSEQKFVMADTVVVATSRTYPDALAAAPWAAQMGAPLLLTSPGGLSAASLDELLRLMPEDVYVVGGPAAVSGQVLTDVQAALPGAHVERVSGPDRYGTAGEIAQRVVQDSSAELFVASGQDFPDALVLSALAARHQAPLVLTKQAEVPPETASAVAALTFDDVYAAGGTTVLSDDVLDDVSLGMPWTRYSGPDRYDTAEAVLEQFPAEGKVLVATGQDFPDSLTAVPVAARTGAGVALTRPDAVPAGVLDEVERLVTGFSFPLITIVGGELAVHDTVETQLLGLVGGLADPTARDTGGSTDRNIGQE is encoded by the coding sequence ATGACCACCACCACCAGACCCCTGCGCAGGGCAGGGTTCGCCGCAGGGACGGCGCTCGCGCTCGGCACCACGGTCCTCGCCGGTGCCGTCCCCGCCCTCGCCGCCACGCTCGGCGACCACGAGATCAGCGGGGTGCAGTTCGTCAACGACGACTGCAGTCGCAACGAGTACGCCATCCAGGCCTCCCTCACCGGCACCACGGACGACGTCGGCGGCTTCGACCGCGTCCGGTTCGAGGTCTGGGACGACGGCACCCTCAAGGACAGCCGCATCCTCGAGGTCGGGGTCGGGACGACGCGCGAGCTCAACGCGTTCCTGTCCTTCGTCGGGCTCTACGGCACCGGGGCACCCGGGGTCGGCATCGTCATCAGCGACGTGGACGCCGACGGCGACGTCGTCGGCACCCTCGAGAGCGTGGACCCGTTCTTCCCCGACGACGTCGACGGCCCGTGCACCTTCGACGTCGAGCGGATCGGCGGGCCCACCCGCATCGAGACGGCCGCGATGCTCTCCGAGCAGAAGTTCGTCATGGCCGACACGGTGGTCGTCGCGACGTCGCGGACCTACCCGGACGCGCTCGCCGCGGCCCCGTGGGCCGCGCAGATGGGAGCCCCGCTGCTGCTCACCAGCCCGGGCGGTCTGTCCGCGGCGAGCCTCGACGAGCTGCTGCGCCTCATGCCTGAGGACGTCTACGTCGTCGGCGGCCCCGCGGCGGTGAGCGGCCAGGTCCTCACCGACGTGCAGGCGGCCCTCCCGGGGGCCCACGTCGAGCGGGTGTCCGGGCCCGACCGCTACGGCACCGCCGGCGAGATCGCCCAGCGTGTGGTCCAGGACAGCTCGGCCGAGCTCTTCGTCGCCTCGGGGCAGGACTTCCCGGACGCGCTCGTCCTCAGCGCCCTGGCGGCCCGCCACCAGGCCCCGCTGGTCCTCACCAAGCAGGCCGAGGTGCCTCCGGAGACCGCGAGCGCGGTGGCCGCGCTGACCTTCGACGACGTCTACGCCGCCGGCGGCACGACCGTGCTCTCCGACGACGTGCTCGACGACGTCTCCCTCGGTATGCCGTGGACCCGCTACAGCGGTCCGGACCGCTACGACACGGCCGAGGCGGTGCTCGAGCAGTTCCCGGCGGAGGGCAAGGTGCTGGTCGCGACCGGGCAGGACTTCCCCGACAGCCTGACCGCGGTGCCCGTGGCCGCGCGGACCGGTGCCGGGGTGGCGCTGACCCGTCCCGACGCGGTTCCGGCAGGGGTGCTGGACGAGGTGGAGCGGCTCGTGACCGGCTTCTCGTTCCCGCTCATCACCATCGTCGGGGGTGAGCTGGCGGTGCACGACACCGTCGAGACGCAGCTGCTGGGTCTCGTCGGCGGACTGGCCGACCCCACGGCGCGGGACACGGGCGGCTCGACCGACCGCAACATCGGGCAGGAATGA